The following are from one region of the Bradyrhizobium septentrionale genome:
- a CDS encoding extracellular solute-binding protein — MAPALGLNLGISAITPALADDAPNGLKWRHGLSTYGEIKYPADFKRYDYVKPDAPKGGVVRLFQPGTYDSFNLVVAGLKGTVSAAVSRIYDSLMEASLDEPDTYYGELAEAAAFPDDFSYVIYRLRPGSRWHDGKPVTPEDVIFSFEAWKTNSPMFSAYYRHIEKAEKIGDRDIKFTFDSPGNRELPMITGQLIILPKHWWEGTDAQGKKRDITASTLEPPLGSGPYRIKEFVAGRSVALERVKDYWGKDIPIAIGQNNFEELRYEYFRDDTVAREALKADQFDWYGERSAKEWASAYDVPPVREKRLLKELFTVRNQGRMQGWVFNLRRPKFANARLRRAFNYAFDFEEMNRVLSTGEYHRDSSYFDGIPDLMATGLPEGKELEILETVRDKVPPEVFTTPYTDPVGGTPENVRANLREATRLLKEAGFEIRDRKLVDASGQPFTVEILGNSGDAGMERISLFYKPSLERLGITVNLRAVDTVQYQNRVRDFDFEMTTQVWGQSISPGNEQRDNFGSQAADRPGSNNLPGIKNPAVDAIIERIIFANSRADQIAAAKAMDRVLLWNFYLVPHFNYDKQRYVYWDRFSHPDPLPKYGVSGFPNLWWYDADRAAKLKRS, encoded by the coding sequence ATGGCTCCGGCGCTCGGACTTAACCTCGGCATCTCGGCGATCACGCCGGCGCTCGCCGACGACGCCCCCAACGGGCTGAAATGGCGGCACGGCCTCTCGACCTACGGCGAAATCAAGTACCCGGCCGACTTCAAGCGCTACGATTACGTCAAGCCGGACGCGCCGAAGGGCGGCGTGGTGCGGCTGTTCCAGCCCGGCACCTATGACAGCTTCAACCTGGTCGTCGCCGGGTTGAAGGGCACGGTCTCGGCGGCGGTCAGCCGCATCTATGACTCGCTGATGGAAGCCTCGCTCGACGAGCCCGACACGTATTATGGCGAACTCGCCGAGGCTGCGGCCTTTCCCGATGATTTCTCCTATGTGATCTACCGGCTGCGGCCGGGTTCGCGCTGGCACGACGGCAAGCCCGTCACGCCGGAGGATGTGATCTTCTCCTTCGAGGCGTGGAAGACGAACAGCCCGATGTTCAGCGCCTATTATCGGCATATCGAAAAGGCCGAGAAGATCGGCGATCGCGACATCAAGTTCACGTTCGACAGCCCGGGCAACCGCGAGCTGCCGATGATCACCGGCCAGCTCATCATCCTGCCCAAGCATTGGTGGGAAGGCACCGACGCGCAGGGCAAGAAGCGCGACATCACCGCGAGCACGCTGGAGCCGCCGCTCGGCTCGGGTCCTTACCGGATCAAGGAGTTCGTTGCCGGACGATCGGTGGCGCTGGAGCGCGTCAAGGACTACTGGGGCAAGGACATCCCGATCGCGATCGGGCAGAACAATTTCGAAGAGCTGCGCTACGAGTATTTCCGCGACGACACCGTCGCGCGCGAGGCGTTGAAGGCCGACCAGTTCGATTGGTACGGCGAGCGCAGCGCAAAGGAATGGGCTTCGGCCTACGACGTTCCGCCGGTGCGCGAGAAACGGCTGCTCAAGGAGCTCTTCACCGTCCGCAATCAGGGCCGGATGCAGGGCTGGGTGTTCAACCTGAGGCGTCCGAAGTTCGCCAATGCCAGGCTGCGCCGCGCCTTCAATTATGCGTTCGATTTCGAAGAGATGAACCGGGTGCTCTCGACCGGCGAGTATCATCGCGATTCCAGCTATTTCGACGGCATCCCCGATCTGATGGCGACCGGCCTGCCGGAAGGCAAGGAACTCGAGATCCTGGAGACGGTGCGCGACAAGGTGCCACCGGAAGTCTTCACGACGCCCTACACGGATCCGGTCGGCGGCACGCCAGAAAACGTCCGCGCCAATCTGCGCGAGGCGACGCGGCTCCTGAAGGAAGCCGGTTTCGAGATCCGCGATCGCAAGCTGGTCGATGCTTCCGGTCAGCCGTTCACGGTCGAGATACTGGGCAACAGCGGCGATGCCGGGATGGAGCGGATCTCGCTGTTCTACAAACCGAGCCTGGAGCGTCTCGGCATCACCGTCAATCTGCGCGCCGTCGATACCGTGCAGTACCAGAACCGGGTGCGCGATTTCGACTTCGAGATGACCACCCAGGTGTGGGGGCAGTCGATCTCGCCCGGCAACGAGCAGCGCGACAATTTCGGCTCGCAGGCTGCCGACCGGCCAGGCTCGAACAATCTCCCCGGCATCAAGAATCCGGCCGTCGATGCCATCATCGAGCGGATCATTTTCGCCAACAGCCGCGCCGATCAGATCGCCGCCGCCAAGGCGATGGACCGGGTCTTGCTCTGGAACTTCTATCTTGTTCCGCACTTCAATTACGACAAGCAGCGCTATGTCTATTGGGATCGCTTCAGCCATCCCGATCCGCTGCCGAAATACGGCGTCTCGGGATTCCCGAATCTCTGGTGGTACGACGCCGACAGGGCAGCCAAGCTCAAGCGTTCATAA
- a CDS encoding extracellular solute-binding protein encodes MALFTRRHALGLGIGALSAAGLRAAPAAADNGTEMHGMSVFGDLKYPADFQQFDYINPKAPKGGAFSVIPWVRGYNQSYYTFNSLNAYVLKGEGAQGMDMTFATLMSRANDEPDAMYGYAAKSVQISPDKLTYRFTMRPEARFHDGTKLTAQDAAFSLNTLKEKGHPLIQVQLRDFVKAEAPDDATVVVTFAAGRARDVPLYVAGLPIFSKAYYATRSFEESTLDTPLGSGPYKVGRFEVNRYVEFDRVKDWWGADLPVNRGSYNFDTVRYEFYRDRDVAFEGFTSKSYLFREEFTARVWATRYDFPAVKDGRVKRETLPDDTPSGAQGWFINTRRDKFKDPRVREALIYAFDFEWTNKTIMYDAYARTVSPFQNSDMVAEGPPPPEELALLEPFRGQVPDEVFGLPFVPPMSDGSGQDRALLRKAVQLLNEAGCVIKDGKRVLPNGEPLTIEFLNDEPSLQPHHGPYIKNLGTLGIEATFRLVDAVQRRARVEDFDFDMTMERFNFSATPGDSMRPFFSSQAAKTKGSYNLAGISNPAIDALIEKIIGANNRQELTIACRAFDRVFRAGRYWVPQWYRNTHPVAYWDQFGHTEKLAKYTQGVGAPENWWYDAAKAAKLEQAKK; translated from the coding sequence ATGGCGCTGTTTACCCGTCGGCACGCACTCGGTCTCGGCATCGGTGCATTGAGTGCTGCAGGATTGCGTGCTGCGCCGGCGGCAGCCGACAACGGAACCGAGATGCACGGCATGTCGGTGTTCGGCGACCTGAAATATCCGGCGGATTTTCAGCAGTTCGACTACATCAATCCGAAGGCGCCGAAGGGTGGTGCCTTCTCGGTGATTCCGTGGGTGCGCGGTTACAACCAGTCCTACTACACCTTCAACTCGTTGAACGCCTATGTCCTGAAGGGCGAAGGTGCGCAGGGCATGGACATGACGTTCGCGACGCTGATGTCGCGCGCCAATGACGAGCCCGATGCGATGTACGGCTATGCCGCGAAGTCGGTGCAGATCTCGCCGGACAAGCTGACCTATCGCTTCACCATGCGTCCCGAGGCGCGCTTCCATGACGGCACCAAGCTGACCGCGCAGGACGCCGCCTTCTCGCTCAACACGCTGAAGGAAAAAGGTCACCCGCTGATCCAGGTGCAGCTGCGCGACTTCGTCAAGGCCGAGGCGCCCGATGACGCGACCGTCGTCGTGACCTTCGCGGCGGGCCGCGCCCGCGACGTGCCGCTCTATGTCGCGGGCCTGCCGATCTTCTCCAAGGCCTATTACGCGACGCGATCGTTCGAGGAATCGACGCTCGATACGCCGCTCGGCTCGGGGCCGTACAAGGTCGGCCGGTTCGAGGTCAACCGCTACGTCGAATTCGACCGCGTCAAGGATTGGTGGGGTGCCGACCTTCCGGTCAATCGCGGCAGCTACAATTTCGACACCGTGCGCTATGAATTCTACCGCGACCGCGATGTGGCGTTCGAGGGCTTCACCTCGAAGAGCTATTTGTTCCGCGAGGAGTTCACCGCGCGCGTCTGGGCGACACGCTACGATTTCCCCGCGGTGAAGGATGGCCGCGTCAAGCGCGAGACGCTGCCGGACGACACGCCGTCCGGCGCGCAAGGCTGGTTCATCAACACGCGCCGCGACAAGTTCAAGGATCCACGCGTGCGTGAGGCGCTGATCTACGCCTTCGACTTCGAGTGGACCAACAAGACCATCATGTACGATGCCTATGCGCGCACCGTCTCGCCGTTCCAGAATTCGGACATGGTAGCCGAGGGTCCGCCGCCGCCGGAGGAACTCGCGCTGCTCGAGCCGTTCCGCGGCCAGGTGCCCGACGAGGTGTTCGGCCTGCCGTTCGTGCCGCCGATGTCCGACGGCTCCGGCCAGGATCGCGCGCTGCTGCGCAAGGCGGTGCAACTGCTCAACGAGGCCGGCTGCGTGATCAAGGACGGCAAGCGCGTGCTGCCGAACGGCGAGCCTCTGACCATCGAGTTCCTCAACGATGAGCCCTCGCTGCAGCCGCACCACGGGCCCTACATCAAGAATCTCGGCACGCTCGGCATCGAGGCTACATTCCGCCTCGTCGACGCCGTGCAGCGCCGCGCGCGGGTGGAAGATTTTGACTTCGACATGACCATGGAGCGCTTCAACTTTTCGGCGACGCCTGGCGACAGCATGCGGCCGTTCTTCTCCTCGCAGGCGGCGAAGACCAAGGGCTCCTACAATCTGGCGGGCATCTCCAACCCTGCAATCGATGCCCTGATCGAGAAGATCATCGGCGCCAATAATCGCCAGGAGCTGACGATTGCCTGCCGTGCGTTCGACCGCGTGTTTCGCGCCGGCCGTTACTGGGTGCCGCAATGGTACCGCAACACGCATCCGGTCGCCTATTGGGACCAGTTCGGTCATACCGAGAAGCTGGCGAAATATACCCAGGGCGTCGGGGCGCCAGAGAACTGGTGGTATGATGCGGCCAAGGCCGCAAAGCTCGAACAGGCGAAGAAATAG
- a CDS encoding ABC transporter permease: MTMLAPQPVETTTQSPLGEAVPATRHGFAPSPLNKRRWQNFKANRRGYWSFWIFVVLFVLSLFANFIANDKPLVVKYDGRLYWPVVFTYAETTFGGDFETAADYRDPYLQKQIADKGGSMIWPPIRYSYDSRNLDPPTAVPSKPTWLLTEAQCKDVVKRKGLTGCRDLEYNWLGTDDQGRDVVARLIYGFRISVLFGLTLTILSSIIGIAAGGVQGYFGGWIDLGFQRFIEIWTAIPSLYLLLIISAVLPPGFFILLGILLLFSWVSLVGLVRAEFLRGRNFEYIQAARALGVSNRVIMFRHLLPNAMVATMTFLPFIVSSSVMTLTALDFLGFGLPPGSPSLGELLSQGKANVQAPWLGLTGFFSVAIMLSLLIFIGEAARDAFDPRKTFSKG, translated from the coding sequence ATGACGATGCTCGCGCCCCAGCCGGTCGAAACCACGACGCAATCGCCGCTCGGCGAGGCGGTGCCCGCCACCCGCCACGGCTTTGCGCCGTCGCCGCTGAACAAGCGGCGCTGGCAGAACTTCAAGGCCAACCGTCGCGGCTACTGGTCGTTCTGGATCTTCGTCGTGCTGTTCGTGCTGTCGTTGTTCGCCAATTTCATTGCCAACGACAAGCCGCTCGTCGTCAAATATGACGGCCGTCTCTACTGGCCGGTGGTGTTCACCTACGCAGAAACCACCTTCGGCGGCGACTTCGAGACCGCGGCCGACTATCGCGATCCGTACTTGCAGAAGCAGATCGCCGACAAGGGCGGCAGCATGATCTGGCCGCCGATCCGTTACTCCTACGACAGCCGCAACCTCGACCCGCCGACCGCGGTGCCGTCGAAGCCGACCTGGCTGTTGACCGAAGCGCAGTGCAAGGACGTGGTGAAGCGCAAGGGCCTGACCGGCTGCCGCGACCTCGAATACAACTGGCTCGGCACCGACGACCAGGGCCGCGACGTCGTCGCGCGGCTGATCTACGGCTTCCGCATCTCGGTGCTGTTCGGCCTGACGCTGACCATCCTGTCCTCAATCATCGGCATCGCCGCCGGCGGCGTGCAGGGCTATTTCGGCGGCTGGATCGATCTCGGCTTCCAGCGATTCATCGAAATCTGGACCGCGATCCCCTCGCTCTATCTGCTGCTGATCATCTCGGCGGTGCTGCCGCCGGGCTTTTTCATCCTGCTCGGCATTCTGCTGTTGTTCTCATGGGTCTCGCTGGTCGGTCTGGTGCGCGCCGAGTTCCTGCGCGGCCGCAATTTCGAGTACATCCAGGCGGCGCGCGCGCTCGGCGTCTCCAACCGTGTGATCATGTTCCGCCATCTGCTGCCGAACGCGATGGTCGCGACCATGACGTTCTTGCCGTTCATCGTCTCGTCCTCGGTGATGACGCTGACGGCGCTGGATTTCCTCGGCTTCGGCCTGCCGCCCGGCTCGCCCTCGCTCGGTGAATTGCTGTCGCAGGGCAAGGCCAATGTGCAGGCGCCGTGGCTCGGACTCACCGGTTTCTTCTCGGTCGCGATCATGCTGTCGCTGCTGATCTTCATCGGCGAAGCCGCGCGCGACGCCTTCGATCCGCGCAAGACATTCTCGAAGGGCTGA
- a CDS encoding prephenate dehydratase: MTKKLKIAFQGEPGANSHIAIVEAYPDAEPMPCATFEDALAAITSGEADLGMIPIENSVAGRVADIHHLLPDSGLFIVGEWFLPVRHQLMAVKGTKLADIKSVESHVHALGQCRRIIRKLGIRPIVAGDTAGSARDISERGDKSVAAIASRLAADIYGLDILAEDIEDEAHNTTRFVVLAREAKWAAQGSGPLVTTFVFRVRNLPAALYKAMGGFATNGVNMTKLESYMVDGNFFATQFYADVDGHPDDRGLAFALEELKFFSREFRIIGVYPGHPFRATFSETQE; the protein is encoded by the coding sequence ATGACCAAGAAGCTGAAAATCGCATTCCAGGGCGAGCCTGGCGCCAATTCCCATATCGCCATCGTCGAGGCCTATCCCGACGCCGAGCCGATGCCTTGCGCGACCTTCGAGGACGCGCTGGCCGCGATCACCTCGGGCGAGGCCGATCTCGGCATGATCCCGATCGAGAATTCGGTCGCCGGCCGCGTCGCCGACATCCACCATCTGCTGCCGGATTCCGGCCTGTTCATCGTCGGCGAATGGTTTTTGCCGGTCCGCCACCAGCTGATGGCGGTCAAGGGCACCAAGCTCGCCGACATCAAGAGCGTGGAGAGCCACGTCCACGCGCTCGGCCAGTGCCGGCGTATCATCCGCAAACTAGGGATCAGGCCGATCGTCGCCGGCGACACGGCCGGCAGCGCCCGCGATATCTCCGAGCGCGGCGACAAGAGCGTGGCGGCGATCGCCTCCCGCCTCGCCGCCGATATCTACGGCCTCGACATTCTCGCCGAGGACATCGAGGACGAGGCCCACAACACCACCCGCTTCGTGGTGCTGGCGCGCGAGGCCAAATGGGCGGCGCAGGGCTCGGGGCCGCTGGTCACCACTTTTGTTTTCCGGGTGCGCAACCTGCCCGCCGCGCTGTACAAGGCGATGGGCGGCTTTGCCACCAACGGCGTCAACATGACCAAGCTCGAGAGCTACATGGTCGACGGCAATTTCTTCGCCACGCAATTCTATGCCGACGTCGACGGTCATCCTGACGACCGCGGGCTCGCCTTTGCGCTGGAGGAATTGAAATTCTTCTCGCGCGAATTCCGCATCATCGGCGTCTATCCCGGCCATCCGTTCCGCGCGACGTTTAGCGAGACGCAGGAGTAG
- a CDS encoding NlpC/P60 family protein yields MHDVRLTPARDDVAAKYLEGKVKAARFVDGEVFEVSDAIAPLRHAPAADAEQMTQALKGERVTVYDRNGEGWAWGQLADDGYVGWIPEAALTKPGATPTHKVAVPRTLAFPGPSIKLPPVEALAMGTKLAIVREDGPFAVSREGWHLPRRHVAPLDAMAQDFVAIAEQFVGTPYLWGGKSSLGIDCSGLVQIALTAAGTGCPRDSDMQQEGLGRELTAAESKHLQRGDLIFWKSHVAIVRDATTIVHANAHHMATAVENTQAAIARIRAAGSGVLAIKRL; encoded by the coding sequence ATGCATGATGTCAGACTGACGCCGGCCCGCGACGACGTCGCCGCAAAATATCTGGAGGGCAAGGTCAAGGCCGCGCGCTTCGTCGACGGCGAGGTATTCGAAGTCAGCGACGCCATCGCCCCGTTGCGTCATGCGCCTGCGGCCGATGCCGAGCAGATGACGCAGGCGCTCAAGGGCGAGCGCGTCACGGTGTACGATCGTAACGGCGAAGGCTGGGCCTGGGGCCAGCTCGCCGATGACGGCTATGTCGGCTGGATCCCCGAGGCCGCGCTGACCAAGCCCGGCGCGACGCCGACGCACAAGGTGGCGGTGCCGCGCACGCTGGCGTTTCCGGGGCCGTCGATCAAGCTGCCGCCGGTCGAGGCACTGGCGATGGGCACGAAGCTCGCGATTGTCCGCGAGGACGGTCCGTTCGCGGTGAGCCGCGAAGGCTGGCACCTGCCGCGCCGGCATGTTGCGCCGCTCGACGCGATGGCGCAGGATTTTGTTGCGATCGCCGAGCAATTCGTCGGCACGCCCTATCTCTGGGGCGGCAAATCGAGCCTCGGCATCGACTGCTCCGGCCTGGTGCAGATCGCGCTGACCGCCGCCGGCACCGGCTGCCCGCGCGACAGCGACATGCAACAGGAAGGGCTCGGCCGCGAATTGACCGCGGCGGAATCAAAGCATCTGCAACGCGGCGACCTGATCTTCTGGAAGAGCCATGTCGCCATCGTGCGCGATGCGACCACGATCGTGCACGCCAATGCGCATCATATGGCGACGGCGGTGGAGAACACGCAGGCCGCCATCGCGCGGATCAGGGCCGCCGGCAGCGGCGTCCTGGCGATCAAGCGGCTTTAA
- a CDS encoding microcin C ABC transporter permease YejB, producing MSAYIARRIFLMLPTLLGILFVSFVVVQFAPGGPVERVIAQINGADTGGTSRVSGGGGDFGAQRGQGAGAAGATNSKYRGAQGLDPDFIKKLEVQFGFDKPAPERFALMVWNFARFDFGQSYFRSVSVLQLIKEKLPVSMSLGIWMTLLTYLISIPLGIRKAVKDGSRFDTWTSAVIIVGFAIPGFLFAILLIVLFAGGSFLNIFPLRGLTSDGWAQFPWYWKIIDYFWHLTLPLVSMALGAFATMTLLTKNSFLDEIRKQYVMTARAKGCSEGQVLYGHIFRNAMLIVIAGFPGAFIHAFFSGSLLIETIFSLDGLGLLGFESVLNRDYPVVFGTLFIFSLVGLVVNLLSDLAYMWIDPRIDFEAREV from the coding sequence ATGAGCGCCTATATCGCCCGACGTATCTTCCTGATGCTGCCGACGCTGCTCGGCATCCTGTTCGTCTCCTTCGTGGTCGTGCAATTCGCGCCGGGCGGGCCGGTCGAGCGCGTCATCGCGCAGATCAACGGCGCCGACACCGGCGGCACTTCGCGCGTGTCGGGTGGCGGCGGCGATTTCGGCGCGCAGCGCGGCCAGGGCGCGGGCGCAGCCGGTGCCACCAACTCGAAATATCGCGGCGCGCAGGGACTCGATCCGGATTTCATCAAGAAGCTCGAGGTGCAGTTCGGCTTCGACAAGCCGGCGCCGGAGCGGTTCGCGCTGATGGTGTGGAATTTTGCGCGCTTTGATTTTGGTCAAAGTTATTTCCGCAGCGTCAGCGTGCTGCAGCTGATCAAGGAAAAGCTGCCGGTCTCGATGTCTCTCGGCATCTGGATGACGCTGCTCACCTACCTGATCTCGATCCCGCTCGGCATCCGCAAGGCGGTGAAGGATGGGTCGCGGTTCGACACCTGGACCTCGGCCGTGATCATCGTGGGCTTTGCGATACCGGGCTTCCTGTTCGCGATCCTCCTGATCGTGCTGTTCGCCGGCGGCTCGTTCCTCAATATCTTCCCGCTGCGCGGCCTGACCTCGGATGGCTGGGCGCAGTTTCCCTGGTACTGGAAGATCATCGATTATTTCTGGCATCTGACGCTGCCGCTGGTGTCGATGGCGCTCGGCGCCTTCGCCACCATGACCTTGCTCACCAAGAACTCGTTCCTCGACGAGATCCGCAAGCAATATGTGATGACCGCGCGTGCCAAGGGCTGCAGCGAGGGGCAGGTGCTGTACGGCCATATCTTCCGCAACGCCATGCTGATCGTGATCGCGGGCTTCCCGGGCGCGTTCATCCACGCGTTCTTCTCCGGCTCGCTGCTGATCGAGACCATCTTCTCGCTCGACGGGCTCGGCCTGCTCGGCTTCGAAAGCGTGCTGAACCGCGACTATCCGGTGGTGTTCGGAACGCTGTTCATCTTCTCGCTGGTCGGACTGGTGGTCAATCTGCTGTCCGACCTCGCCTATATGTGGATCGATCCCAGGATCGACTTTGAGGCGCGGGAGGTCTGA
- a CDS encoding ABC transporter ATP-binding protein translates to MDATNQPLLDVSDLSVAFGHSLAVDRVSFSIKRGECTALVGESGSGKSVSALSVLRLLPYPAASHPSGAIRFKGRDLLGSSEREMRGIRGNDISIIFQEPMTSLNPLHTIESQIGEILSLHSGISGAAARERTLELLGQVGIPEPETRLKSYPHQLSGGQRQRVMIAMALANEPDLLIADEPTTALDVTVQAQILALLAEIRARLGMSLLFITHDLGIVRRIADTVCVMNGGKIVEQGPVEQVFTAPKHAYTKALLAAEPKPDPAPPQPDAPVVISTDNLKVWFPIKRGLLRSTVGHIKAVDGVSLAVRKGETLGVVGESGSGKTTLGLALLRLISSDGPIVFLGKDIQGLRFKQMLPFRLDMQIVFQDPFGSLSPRMSVADIIAEGLEVHQKQLSREEREARVIKALKDVGLDPEWRFRYPHEFSGGQRQRISIARAVVLEPNFVVLDEPTSALDMLLQAQMVDLLRDLQRKRDLTYMFISHDLRVVASLASHLIVMKSGKVEEEGPASELFKNPKSDYTRALFAAAFRIEAAGEGTVAT, encoded by the coding sequence ATGGACGCGACCAACCAGCCTCTGCTCGACGTCAGCGACCTCTCGGTCGCCTTCGGCCACTCGCTTGCGGTCGATCGCGTCTCCTTCTCGATCAAGCGCGGCGAATGCACGGCGCTGGTCGGCGAGTCCGGCTCGGGAAAATCGGTCAGCGCGCTGTCGGTATTGAGGCTGCTGCCCTATCCGGCGGCGTCACATCCCTCCGGGGCGATCCGTTTCAAGGGCCGCGATCTCCTGGGATCGTCGGAACGCGAGATGCGCGGGATTCGTGGCAACGATATCTCGATCATCTTCCAGGAGCCGATGACCTCGCTCAATCCGCTCCACACCATCGAATCCCAGATCGGCGAGATCCTGTCGTTGCACAGCGGCATTAGCGGTGCGGCGGCGCGGGAGCGGACGCTGGAGCTACTGGGCCAGGTCGGCATCCCCGAGCCGGAGACACGGCTCAAGAGCTATCCGCACCAATTGTCCGGCGGCCAGCGCCAGCGCGTGATGATCGCGATGGCGCTCGCCAACGAGCCCGATCTGTTGATCGCGGACGAACCGACCACCGCGCTCGACGTCACCGTGCAGGCGCAGATCCTGGCCTTGCTGGCGGAGATTCGCGCGCGGCTCGGCATGAGCCTGTTGTTCATCACCCACGACCTCGGCATCGTCCGCCGTATCGCCGACACGGTCTGCGTCATGAACGGCGGCAAGATCGTCGAGCAGGGCCCGGTCGAGCAGGTCTTCACCGCGCCGAAGCACGCCTATACCAAGGCGCTGCTGGCGGCCGAGCCGAAGCCCGACCCGGCGCCGCCGCAGCCCGATGCGCCGGTCGTGATATCGACGGACAATCTCAAGGTCTGGTTTCCGATCAAGCGCGGGCTGTTGCGCTCGACCGTCGGCCACATCAAGGCGGTCGATGGCGTCAGCCTCGCGGTGCGCAAGGGCGAGACGCTCGGCGTGGTCGGCGAATCTGGCTCCGGCAAGACCACGCTTGGGCTGGCGCTGCTCAGGCTGATCTCGTCGGATGGTCCGATCGTGTTCCTCGGCAAGGACATCCAGGGCCTGCGCTTCAAGCAGATGCTGCCGTTCCGCCTCGACATGCAGATCGTGTTCCAGGACCCGTTCGGCTCGCTCAGCCCGCGCATGTCGGTGGCTGACATCATCGCCGAGGGACTTGAAGTGCACCAGAAGCAGCTGTCGCGCGAGGAGCGCGAGGCGCGGGTGATCAAGGCGCTCAAGGATGTCGGCCTGGATCCCGAATGGCGCTTCCGCTATCCGCACGAGTTCTCCGGCGGCCAACGCCAGCGCATCTCGATCGCGCGCGCGGTGGTGCTGGAGCCGAACTTCGTCGTGCTGGACGAGCCGACCAGTGCGCTCGACATGCTGCTCCAGGCCCAGATGGTCGACCTGCTGCGCGACCTGCAGCGCAAGCGTGACCTCACCTACATGTTCATCTCGCACGATCTGCGTGTGGTGGCCTCGCTCGCGAGCCATTTGATCGTGATGAAATCCGGCAAGGTCGAGGAGGAGGGGCCGGCCTCCGAGCTCTTCAAGAATCCAAAAAGCGATTACACCCGCGCGCTGTTCGCCGCCGCGTTCCGCATCGAAGCGGCCGGCGAGGGGACCGTGGCGACGTAG
- a CDS encoding c-type cytochrome, which produces MDSFELNKILGALLGTCIVVLVMSFAAGSVFSAKLPEKPGFEIAVKEESHGGGEAAAAASEPIEKLLQTASVEKGAAAAKKCQACHTFEKGGPNRVGPNLFGVVNEARGEGRGFNFSAAMKAKGGNWSFDDLNKFLTNPKGFIPGTAMGFAGVPKDSERADIIAYLNSNSEHPAPLPTASK; this is translated from the coding sequence ATGGACTCCTTCGAACTCAACAAAATTCTCGGTGCGCTTCTCGGCACCTGCATCGTCGTCCTGGTGATGAGCTTTGCCGCCGGATCGGTGTTTTCCGCGAAGCTGCCGGAAAAGCCGGGCTTTGAGATCGCGGTGAAGGAAGAGTCCCATGGTGGCGGCGAGGCGGCTGCGGCCGCATCCGAGCCGATCGAGAAGTTGCTGCAGACCGCCTCGGTCGAGAAGGGCGCGGCGGCCGCCAAGAAGTGCCAGGCCTGCCATACCTTCGAGAAGGGCGGTCCCAACCGCGTCGGTCCGAACCTGTTCGGCGTCGTGAACGAGGCCAGGGGCGAAGGCCGTGGCTTCAATTTCTCGGCGGCCATGAAGGCCAAGGGCGGCAACTGGAGCTTCGACGACCTCAACAAGTTCCTGACCAATCCGAAGGGCTTCATCCCGGGCACCGCGATGGGCTTCGCCGGCGTTCCGAAGGACAGCGAGCGCGCCGACATCATCGCCTATCTGAATTCGAACTCGGAGCATCCGGCGCCGCTCCCGACCGCTTCGAAGTAA
- a CDS encoding 3-deoxy-manno-octulosonate cytidylyltransferase codes for MTQPRTLVLIPARMAATRLPGKPLLDIAGAPMIVHVLRRAEEAGIGRVAVATDTAEIAEAVKAAGGEVVMTRTEHPSGSDRIHEAMTTLDPDGRAEIVVNLQGDFPTITSETIRSVMPALDDPAVDISTLASRIHTEEEDRAPSVVKAVGSPIGANRLRALYFTRATAPYGDGPRYHHIGLYAYRRAALQRFVALPPSPLEQQEKLEQLRALEAGMRIDITIVDTVPRGVDTPADLETARRILSKA; via the coding sequence ATGACCCAACCCCGCACCCTGGTGCTGATTCCGGCCCGCATGGCCGCCACCCGACTGCCCGGCAAGCCGCTGCTCGATATCGCGGGCGCGCCGATGATCGTCCACGTGCTGCGGCGGGCCGAGGAGGCCGGGATCGGCCGGGTCGCGGTCGCCACCGACACGGCTGAGATCGCTGAAGCGGTGAAGGCTGCCGGCGGCGAGGTCGTGATGACCCGCACCGAGCATCCCTCGGGCTCGGACCGGATTCATGAAGCAATGACGACCCTCGACCCGGACGGCCGTGCCGAGATCGTGGTCAATCTGCAGGGCGATTTTCCGACCATCACCTCTGAGACCATCCGCAGCGTGATGCCGGCGCTCGACGATCCCGCGGTCGATATCTCGACCCTGGCCTCGCGCATCCATACCGAGGAGGAGGATCGGGCCCCCAGCGTCGTCAAGGCGGTGGGCTCGCCGATCGGGGCAAATCGTTTGCGCGCGCTGTATTTTACCCGCGCCACGGCGCCTTATGGCGACGGACCGCGCTACCATCATATCGGCCTCTACGCCTACCGCCGGGCCGCTTTGCAGCGCTTCGTGGCGCTGCCGCCCTCGCCGCTGGAGCAGCAGGAGAAGCTCGAACAGCTGCGCGCGCTGGAGGCCGGGATGCGGATCGACATCACCATCGTCGACACCGTACCGCGCGGCGTCGACACCCCGGCCGATCTCGAAACCGCCCGCAGAATACTTTCCAAAGCCTGA